The genomic window GCGGGAGATAAGGGAACACCGCCTGGACAGTGCCGGTGAACCAGGACatggaacacagaaacacaaaacacggGGGGGGACGAGGACGGGACGAGGACGGGACAAGACAGACGCAACACACAAGTCTCTACGGGGGGGGGGCCGGAGCCCCTcgaccctgctcctggagaccCACCGCGCCCCTGTGGGTTCACACtccaaaccctaacaaagcgcacctcattcaacagctagagctgctaatcagtagaaccaggtgtgccaaattagggtcgGGAGTGTAAGCCTACAGGAccgcagatctccaggaacacggtCGGGAAGCCCCGGTCCAAAATGGCTGATCTAATGACTCGGCTGTGCACTAGACAGGGTTCTCctgatgtgtgtggtgtactTAAGCACGACCACCGAGCTGAACGTGAATGTAACTGCTACAGCACAACGCCACATTTTCACCATGGGACTACCATTCAAATGTGAACGCCACCAGACGAGACCAAAAAACATCAAGACGAATGATCTAGGACGATGAAATGGAAAAACGACACTGcgaataaaacaacaacaccgTTCAGTTTAACCTGAGCTGACTGAGAACTACCTTAATCTGTTATAAACTGACAATCTAAGTCACAAGGCCAGCAGGGAGAAATTAAAGGACGAAAaataaactcaaacattcgtatttgctcattttctttcaaacattgacatattaaatttttatttgccAGTTTATCTTTTGGGCTCGTAAAAAATGCTCACATGCTTGCATGGATGCCTCACCACTTCCAGCAGTTGCCAGTTCTCTCCACTCTGCAGTTTATCAGTGCAACTGTGCAACCCAATGAGTTAAACATGTGCACATGACACAGTAATAACACAGGGCTACAAGTGCCTGAGCAAGGAAGAGTTCCTCTAGCACCATGAGGCAGGGACAGTCATGCcaacaccctccctccctgggcaacACTACGCCAACCCATTCTGCTGGACTAGCAGCCCCAGTCGGCGCCACCACGCTCAGGATTCGGTACCCAGTGCCACTACGTTTAACCCTACGCTTCAAGACCAGCCACCCAACAGCCACACTGCGGTTTCTGTCCAAGTCTATTAAAgtcactccctctttctgtaACGAGGCACCCAATCTCTCGCGGAGGACAAGTATCAACAGTTACCCGACTCTTCCCCTGTGTCCCTCTGTTTGCCAAGACTCTACGAGCCTAATTAACAGGGCCCAGGCGTCAAGAGCCGCTAGCTACAACAAGGTGTATCAAGCTTCCTGACGGAATCCTCCCGAGAGTCATTATTCCGTACGTTAAACTACAGGCGCCAAACAGCATCGTGAGCACTGATAAGGCTCCGTGTGCAATAAGTCGCAgtccaccattttggctcttttttttagGGAGGTGCTTAAAGAAAGAGTTTCTTTATAGAGAGAGTTTCTTCAGTGCCTGAGAGGAttctgggtatttttttttaaaaattctacaCTATTTAGAAgctcgttttttttctcttctgtttaaaaaaataaaaaaataaaaaatgaatccgACAACAGCTGCACCGAATTCCCAGCTACATTTCGGTCTTTAAGACGTGCTGCTTTAAAGAACACGAGAGCGCTGAAGGAATATCCCAGAACAGCCTCTCAGCCACAGTAAGGAAGGGCAGAGAGCTCTGGCTGCACACCATCTGCCTagaacacaaaatggctgcacattACCCACATTAGGGCTAATAAATTAGAATGCtctgactggaaaaaaaaaaaaaaaaacagtattttaaaagcagTATATTCAGAGATATGTGCTCTGACAATACTTTAACGGGTCTTGAACTAGCCGAGTGCTTTATTAGTCTCATTTTTAGCTCGCAAAAACTTTTTGAGTGTGAATGTTTCAATACACATTCAAATCCAATTCTAAACGTGGTGGAAACAATAGCGCTACCGCGAAACCGAAGCTCAAAACGTTGCGGTCACACTGAAGGCCGAGCCCTAAACCGGTTCCAAAAACAAACCCGAGCTAAACCTTCCAGGCCGTGGGTGAACTAGCTGCGGGTTAACTGACAAGTAAATAATGTTAACTAATGTTAACTAACTGCTAACTAACAAGTGGAAACCTTGCACTGCAACAGGACACTTAAACTACCACTACAATGAGAGCAAAAGGTAGTCTGCGCTATATCATACAGGAGGACTGTTCTGCATCTCTAAGGGGTGGGAACCCTTTGGATTTAGATCGCTAAACTCCTGTATGGCTGTTCTGCGCTGTCCTAGCAGGCCTGCTGGGCCCCACCccgtgtgctgggggggggctgcgggggtcTTTAGATATTTACCTGGGCTGTGATTTTGGCGGTGGCAGCGGCTGCCGCCACGGCGGCGGCAGGGGGGAGCCCGCCGGGCGTGGTCGGGGTCAGCAGGGGCATGGGTGGGGTCACGGCCTTCCCCACCCGCAGGTACTGGCCGCCCAAATCGAAGAGGTTCATGGAGGAGACCGCGTCCAGGGACGACTGGGCCTTGTCgtattctgggggggggggggggggcagaggggggaggagccaggtcAGAACTGAGAGACGGGGAACCAGCGAGCCCTGTGTACAGGGGGGGTCGAGAGGAAGACTGGGTGGCGGGGCAGTGTAgggcaggggtcctcaatcttatccagaaagggccaagTGTGGGTGCAgcctttcattccaaccaagcagttacgcacccgattccactaatcaaggtCCCTAGCAAAGACGCTAGTGtttgattagcagaatcaggtgtgtaactgcttggctggaatgaaagcctgcacccacacctggccctttctggataaaaCTGAGGACCCTtggtgtagtgtaatgggtaaggaactggccttgtaacccaaaggtcgcAGGTTCTATTCTTGGGTAGGaggctgccgttgtacccttgagcaaggtgcttaaactgcattgcttcagtatataacccagctgtataaatggatgcgatgtaaatTGCCATGTAAAAAGAacgtctgttaaatgcctgtaatgtaacgtaatacCAGAGTATTGGTACTGACTGAACAGGAGGCTGGTAAGACTGAGGAGGGGTGAACTGCAGGGACGGCTTCCTGGTCCACCATGAGGAATGAACGTGAGAGGATGAAGCCGCTGAGTGAGTGAAGtcgcgtaagtcgctctggataagagcgtctggctaaatgcctgtaatgtagtgtagagtagtgtagtgtagtgtaatgtagtgtaatgtagtgtactgtagctaatgtaatgtagtgtgtagtgtagtgtagtgtaacgtagctaatgtaacgtaatgtagtgtagtgtagctaatgaaatgtaatgtagtgtaatgtagctaatgaaatgtaatgtagtgtaatgtagctaatgaaatgtaatgtagtgtagtgtagtgtagctaATGAAATGTAGTGTAGTCTagctaatgaaatgtaatgtagtgtagctaatgaaatgtaatgtagtgtagtgtaatgtagctaatgaaatgtaatgtagtgtagtgtagctaatgaaatgtaatgtaatgtagtgtagctaatgaaatgtaatgtagtgtaatgtagtgtagctaatgaaatgtaatgtagtgtagtgtagtgtaatgtaatgtagtataatgtaatgtaatgtagtgtagtataGCTAATgaagtgtagtgtagtgtagtgtagctaatgaaatgtaatgtagtgtagtgtagtgtaatgtagtgcagtgtagtgcagtgtaagGAACGCCGGGCGCGGGACGCTCACCGATGAAGCCGTAGCTCTTGTGCTTGCCCGTGGTGGGGTCCCTGGCCAGCGTGCAGGACTTGATCCTGCCGAAGGCCTCGAAGACGCTCTTGATGTCCTCGTCCGACAGGTCGGGGTGGACGGACGCCACGTAGATGCGGTTGAAGGCGCGGGCCTCCTCCGCCAGCTGGTCGATGATGGGCTGCGCCTGGCCGATGTTGCTCGGCCGCCCCACCTGAAGCACGGGATCATGGGAGCACGGGTCAGTCAGAGCGGGAGGGGCCTCGTCCTGACAGCTATAATGGCTggcagagacggagagacacaCCCAGAACCCAGAGTTTGGATGTCTATGCCTGGGGACCTGTGTTCTGCAGGTTCTGCAGGTACATCTAAAGGAAAACTATTTTCACACTGTAACCACAACACAAGTGACGTCATCAACATAACTGTGATGTcaaaaaataatggcaaaagTCTTCAATTATAGAGGGTATGTGtactgacaggaaaaaaaaaagttccaccGTCGGGCATTCACAAGCACTAAACAAGCTCGGATCGTCCCACTGACAACATTTGAGCATTTTCAAATGGTTTTAATGGGGGAATCGtgaataatgtaaaatgcatcTGTTTGCACATGCTGTAGTTTAGCCCTGGTTCCTGTCACTGGCAACAGACACAGTAACAAGCCAGTGAGAAGGTGGCAGTTCGCAAATACTGCCGAGGTCtagcacctgccccccccctcctgtcctGACCCTCTGGGGAGGGCTCACCTTGATGTTCCTCCCTCCCAGCATGACGGAGTTCATCTGCTCCAGGGCCAGCTGGGCCGCCTCGGGCACCTCGTACTCCACAAAGGCAAAGCCCTGCGGAGACGCACCGGAGACAAAAAAAACGACAGTTGGGCAGTTAGGGGCGGGGCCACAGCGCTTCAAAGCGCCGCCCGTCCGTGAGGCTCGGCACTTCAAACCCCCGCGCAGGCGTTTCATCAGAGACCTTTAAGCAGAGGTCACCTGTGAAGCCGGCGGACAGAACCTCCCAATTACCCAAAGATACAAACAGAAGCCACCTTTATACAGGAGCACAGGCCAATGAGAGTACAGACCACATTGGCAGGTCCTCCTGCTCTAGATTAAAACACTGGGCTGAATGTGTCGTCCTGGCTTATGGCTGTTAAGACTAATGCAGCAGACCATCTCAGAGAGGTGTGGAgggaaaactgtaaaatatgccaacaagaggtggaaaatccaggttcagaaagtagaaGCCCTCCCCAGAATTTTGTTCCCATCACCCGGATccgctaattagcacaattcttcagccggGAAGTAGAActgattagtgaaatcagctggctgagttcatgggtggaagaaaaacacagcaggactttctgacccctggacgtCCCAcctctgacacagacacacagacggaaACCTCTAAAGTACCCATGTGATCGTTTTCAAAGCCAGTGGTGCTTCTTTGGTGTGCATTATTAATCTTGCCCGCTCAGTTATGAGGTGTTGTTTACAGaggcataaaataaaatgagcgCAAATGTAAGAGAAAGGACGGGGCAAGGCTCCGGGGCCCAGACCTTGTGCTTCATGGTGACGGAGTCCCAGGACATGTCGATGCTCTTGATGGGCCCGAAGGGGGCGAAGGCCTGGCGGATGGTGTCCTCGCCCAGCTCGTAGTAAATGGAGCCCACGTACACCCGGCACATTATCGCCAAGGCGCGCTGCCGCTGGGCCGCCACCTGCCAGGCCGccaaaaaacgaaaaaacaaaaacagggtcACGCCCACAGAGCCTCCAGAGCCAGAGGCGCAGCATCCATATggactgtgaggtcacagcagCTATGAGGTCACAGTAGGTAAACAAGAGTTCCGGTAACAGTTCTAAACTGCTTAAAATATCAAGGATGGAAGTGCACACGCTAAAGTTTCTGATTACACTCTCTAATTTATAGCGGTGGGCTTTGGAACAGACACAGTTAAAATGACTTttgaagaaatatattttttttaaaaacaacaacaaaaaaaaaacatttaaaatatgaactgtGTGAAGTCTGTGGCCCTAAATGATCACATAGAGCATTCAAGCCTTGCAGTCGGCTCTGAAAAGAACTGCACGAGGGCAAGAAAAGGGTGGTACTGACCGACTGCAAAGGCGAGAGGGCGTCTCCGAAGCCCATCGTCAAGGAAGCCATCTGAAAGCCAAGGACAGAATTAGGAGCAGGAACTGAGACGCACGCTGCagtcattttctctgttgtgttttcctttcatacGGTCATCTCTTGCATGGAtatcagcttttttttaaaaaaaagatatgatCCAGAAAGCCAATGTCAAAGTAAAGAATTTCATGAAAGGATTTTCCTTTCCTTGACATTGCCAAATTAACGCACTGCAATGAGAACATTTTTAACCAAGTAAACCTCACAGAGCCTACGGGACAGGCCATTTACAGCTTGGGCCAAAACAAGAGAGCAGGCAACCCACataattaatgcattaattaacTTTTGCAAGAGTCTCGCCCCCTTAGTTACTGTCGTCAACCCAAAAACACAAGACGACAAAGGGACAAACAACCCAGCCACCAGCAGTCCCATGCTGCGGACGTAAACAGGGAAGATAACCATCTCTGAGCTAAAACGAGGGTTCGGGGACAACTTCTGCGACATAGAATGGGGGGTTACATGTAGGATCTTAAATGATGTCAAACACACAAGAATGGAAGAAGAACTGAGGCCTAGGCCGCCAAGAGATTAGCTGCCCGAGGCAGGACCACGTGGAACACAGAGCATCGGAAATTAAAACTTcaggggaaggaaggaagggtcCTGTCTTACCAAGTCCATTTCTAATCATTCTAAATAATTGCTTGGAATATTATATTCGctttctggggaggggggccattaaatattaaacagcTGAGGCAATAGAGGTTCCTCATCTCAAATTCATGGCCTAACcgaaaataaaaggaaaaggaaaatggCTGCCTGAACAGCTGTGCGGTGCGGCACGGAACAGGCCTCTAAGCTCGAAGGCCAGGGGCCTGCGTGAGgaagcagggttactgagttaaTGGGGTAACTGCACCGAGTAAagcccagaaccctcccaaaacCGGAACACAGACTGaagtaaatttttaaaaaaagagctgttgCAGGGTTTTAATCAGCACTTAGCCAGCAgactcagtgatcctgcttcATGACACAGGCCCCACATACTGCAACAGAAAAATCCACACTCAACGTCAAAAAAGAACACGCATACAACAGGGTGTAACACGATAACGCTGTTTATATTACGCGGTTTGTATCTGGAAAAACTCAAGCGCGTAAATATGAAGCGCACACAAAATCAACTGAAGTTTTGGTTTAAGTGGATTTCCAGGTAAACGGCACACGACGACTCACCTGCAGGCTggtgagctgctgctgctggtgggcgAGGGTCTGTTTCACCAGCACGCTCTTGATGCTCTGCTCCATGGCGTACTTCTTCGCCTGCGTGAGCGAGCGAGGAACGCGTCACGTTAGAATCCACAGACAGGAAGCGCCGGCGTGGCGTGGCGTGCCAGGCGCCCTACTGCCCAAACACCTTACAAACACGCCCCCTGAACCTTCATTTAACGGGAAATACAGCTCAGCAGAAAAAATACGCaagtaatcaatcaatcaatcatttttaatgaccacaCGACAGAGGTCGGTGGAATGTGCTTTCTGTACAGCACGGTGGGTAAGCTCAATCCGACAGTGTCAGTGACATCAAGCACGGGCAGATATCAACATCCCATTAGACGCAACGACtagcacacagacaaatattCACAGATTGCCACAAGACAAAAATTCAAAGACGATATTTCCAAGaacattatttacaatttaaacCATTCGGCCTGACGTCTAAATTTCAGGTGTGCTTGAACGGGCACGTTCCGCACGCAAGACTAGTTAAAGGAAAGGTGAACGCCAGTTAAGGAAGCCTCACCTCTGCAGTCCCGTTTCAGGTGTGCCAGCGATTGAGGATAGAACCAGCAGACGGGTGACACGCTGGC from Anguilla anguilla isolate fAngAng1 chromosome 8, fAngAng1.pri, whole genome shotgun sequence includes these protein-coding regions:
- the puf60a gene encoding poly(U)-binding-splicing factor PUF60a isoform X3 gives rise to the protein MMENGQSTASKLGLPPLTPEQQEALQKAKKYAMEQSIKSVLVKQTLAHQQQQLTSLQMASLTMGFGDALSPLQSVAAQRQRALAIMCRVYVGSIYYELGEDTIRQAFAPFGPIKSIDMSWDSVTMKHKGFAFVEYEVPEAAQLALEQMNSVMLGGRNIKVGRPSNIGQAQPIIDQLAEEARAFNRIYVASVHPDLSDEDIKSVFEAFGRIKSCTLARDPTTGKHKSYGFIEYDKAQSSLDAVSSMNLFDLGGQYLRVGKAVTPPMPLLTPTTPGGLPPAAAVAAAAATAKITAQFFQEAVAGASVLGALASPAALSLSQQLGGLPQAVMAAQAPGVITGVTPARPNLPVLPQVGLVNPVLASPPVLSASLAAAAAAAAAQEAKKEEEEALQDGTGQEMLSEQEHMSISGSSARHMVMQKLLRKQESTVMVLRNMVGPEDIDDDLEGEVTEECGKFGAVNRVIIYQEKQGEEDDAEVIVKIFVEFSMASEMNKAIQALNNRWFGGRKVVAEVYDQERFDNSDLSA
- the puf60a gene encoding poly(U)-binding-splicing factor PUF60a isoform X2, coding for MAVAVTAGGQALMMENGQSTASKLGLPPLTPEQQEALQKAKKYAMEQSIKSVLVKQTLAHQQQQLTSLQMASLTMGFGDALSPLQSVAAQRQRALAIMCRVYVGSIYYELGEDTIRQAFAPFGPIKSIDMSWDSVTMKHKGFAFVEYEVPEAAQLALEQMNSVMLGGRNIKVGRPSNIGQAQPIIDQLAEEARAFNRIYVASVHPDLSDEDIKSVFEAFGRIKSCTLARDPTTGKHKSYGFIEYDKAQSSLDAVSSMNLFDLGGQYLRVGKAVTPPMPLLTPTTPGGLPPAAAVAAAAATAKITAQEAVAGASVLGALASPAALSLSQQLGGLPQAVMAAQAPGVITGVTPARPNLPVLPQVGLVNPVLASPPVLSASLAAAAAAAAAQEAKKEEEEALQDGTGQEMLSEQEHMSISGSSARHMVMQKLLRKQESTVMVLRNMVGPEDIDDDLEGEVTEECGKFGAVNRVIIYQEKQGEEDDAEVIVKIFVEFSMASEMNKAIQALNNRWFGGRKVVAEVYDQERFDNSDLSA